A part of Streptomyces sp. NBC_00557 genomic DNA contains:
- a CDS encoding TetR/AcrR family transcriptional regulator, producing the protein MHVRDTHWSSAAALAPGGGAMNAAVGNGRADGPRTAPLRVDAQRNLEHVLRAAREVFGELGYGAPMEDVARRARVGVGTVYRRFPSKDVLVRRIAEEETARLTEQARAALGQEDEPWSALSRFLRTSVASGAGRLLPPQVLRVGSAPGSATPAGPGAPAGAAEEARVPQQRVQPGGGELRLVPESAQGAEDSGVGTLLEVVGQLVERARAAGELRADVSVGDVLLVIATAAPSLPDAAQQAAASARLLDILLDGLRSRPA; encoded by the coding sequence ATGCATGTTCGGGATACGCATTGGTCATCCGCAGCCGCGCTCGCACCGGGCGGCGGGGCGATGAACGCGGCGGTGGGCAACGGGCGCGCGGACGGGCCGCGTACGGCTCCGCTGCGGGTGGACGCACAGCGCAATCTGGAGCACGTACTGCGTGCGGCGCGTGAGGTGTTCGGCGAGCTGGGGTACGGCGCGCCGATGGAGGACGTGGCGCGGCGCGCCCGGGTGGGTGTCGGCACGGTGTACCGGCGCTTTCCCAGCAAGGACGTCCTGGTCCGGCGCATAGCCGAGGAGGAGACCGCGCGGCTGACCGAGCAGGCGCGGGCCGCGCTCGGGCAGGAGGACGAGCCGTGGTCGGCGCTGTCCCGGTTCCTGCGGACGTCCGTGGCGTCGGGGGCGGGGCGGCTGCTGCCGCCGCAGGTGCTGCGGGTCGGCTCCGCGCCGGGCTCCGCCACTCCGGCCGGGCCGGGCGCGCCGGCGGGCGCCGCCGAGGAGGCCCGGGTGCCGCAGCAGCGGGTGCAGCCGGGGGGCGGGGAGCTTCGGCTGGTGCCGGAGTCCGCCCAGGGCGCCGAGGACAGCGGGGTCGGGACGCTGCTCGAAGTGGTCGGGCAGCTGGTGGAACGGGCCCGCGCGGCCGGTGAGCTGCGGGCGGACGTGTCGGTGGGGGATGTGCTGCTGGTGATCGCCACGGCGGCGCCGTCCCTGCCGGATGCCGCGCAGCAGGCGGCGGCGTCGGCGCGGTTGCTGGACATCCTGCTGGACGGGCTGCGGTCGCGTCCCGCGTAG
- the lhgO gene encoding L-2-hydroxyglutarate oxidase has translation MVQVPVGAYDCDVLVVGGGIVGLSTAYAITRAAPGTAVTVLEKEPGPARHQTGRNSGVIHSGIYYRPGSLKARYAVRGAAEMVKFCAEYGIAHAVTGKLIVATEREELPRLHALVQRGRENGIPVRELGAAQIGEYEPEVRGLAAIHVGSTGVCDFAGVARQLAQASGAEIRYGARVVRIDRRPERGVAVLTAGGDVVRARVLVNCAGLHCDEVARLTGDEPGVRIVPFRGEYYELARPELVRALVYPVPDPAFPFLGVHLTRGIDGGVHIGPNAVPALAREGYGWGVVRPRELAGTLAWPGSWAIARRHWRYGAGELHRSLSKGAFLQAVRRLLPAVGADDLVRAPAGVRAQAVLRDGTLVDDFLIREGARAVHVLNAPSPAATASLPIGREIGRRVLDMLGKASA, from the coding sequence GTGGTGCAGGTGCCGGTCGGGGCGTACGACTGCGATGTGCTCGTGGTCGGTGGGGGGATCGTCGGGCTGTCCACGGCGTATGCGATCACCCGGGCCGCGCCGGGCACGGCGGTCACCGTGCTGGAGAAGGAGCCGGGTCCGGCCCGGCACCAGACGGGGCGCAACAGCGGCGTGATCCACAGCGGGATCTACTACCGCCCGGGCTCGCTCAAGGCGCGGTACGCGGTGCGGGGCGCCGCCGAGATGGTGAAGTTCTGCGCCGAGTACGGCATCGCCCACGCCGTCACCGGCAAGCTGATCGTCGCCACCGAGCGGGAGGAGCTGCCCCGGCTGCACGCGCTCGTGCAGCGCGGCCGGGAGAACGGCATTCCGGTCCGCGAGCTGGGCGCCGCCCAGATCGGGGAGTACGAGCCCGAGGTCCGCGGCCTCGCCGCCATACACGTCGGCAGCACGGGCGTGTGCGACTTCGCCGGAGTGGCCCGGCAGCTTGCGCAGGCCTCCGGCGCCGAGATCCGCTACGGCGCCCGGGTGGTCCGGATCGACCGCCGCCCGGAGCGCGGCGTGGCCGTCCTCACCGCGGGCGGAGACGTCGTCCGCGCCCGGGTGCTGGTCAACTGCGCCGGGCTGCACTGCGACGAGGTGGCCCGGCTGACCGGGGACGAGCCCGGGGTACGGATCGTGCCGTTCCGCGGGGAGTACTACGAGCTGGCCCGGCCGGAGCTGGTGCGCGCACTGGTCTATCCGGTGCCGGACCCGGCGTTCCCGTTCCTCGGGGTCCATCTGACGAGGGGCATCGACGGCGGCGTGCACATCGGGCCCAACGCGGTGCCGGCCCTGGCCCGGGAGGGGTACGGCTGGGGGGTCGTACGCCCCCGGGAGCTGGCCGGCACCCTGGCGTGGCCCGGGTCGTGGGCGATCGCCCGGCGGCACTGGAGATACGGCGCCGGCGAGCTGCACCGCTCACTGTCCAAGGGGGCGTTCCTGCAGGCGGTGCGCCGGCTGCTGCCCGCGGTCGGGGCGGACGACCTGGTGCGGGCCCCCGCCGGGGTGCGGGCCCAGGCGGTGCTGCGGGACGGCACGCTGGTCGACGACTTCCTCATCCGGGAGGGAGCGCGGGCCGTCCACGTGCTCAACGCGCCGTCCCCGGCGGCCACGGCCTCCCTGCCGATCGGGCGGGAGATCGGGCGCCGGGTGCTGGACATGCTCGGGAAGGCGTCCGCGTAG
- a CDS encoding sigma-70 family RNA polymerase sigma factor encodes MGVDGWDESRGDDAGAEAAGPTGPQVPNQGGPPVSAGRRDASVPAQREGSVLPPPRETPPDDGELIERMRGGDDSAYEELYRRHAEAVRRYARTCCRDGHTADDLTAEVFARMLQAVRGGSGPQHAVRAYLLTSVRRVAAHWTKSARREQLVDDFAVFAQQATRASEVSDDTASMGSFGAGLDLGADVRAMHEAEQSLAMRAFRSLPERWQAVLWHTEVEDESPSEVAVLFGLDANGTRVLASRAREGLKQAYLQAHVSASLAGDEECARYADQLGTYARRKLRIRAERGLRKHLEECARCRLAAAQIEEVAGGIPGVVPVAVIGWFGAAGYAKALGIVAGSAGAGAAGAAAAAGGSSGGAGGAGGTAASEGLGAPVKAGIAAGVVAVAAAAVALVLVNDSHPPAKEAAKPAPSAPAVQPPGPKPAPSTEKPSPEPVVLAPEPSPTPTPPPTPKPTPPPTPKPTPKPAPRPRPTPTPTPTPTPPPEPTPAPSPPPALTVYQVSALAYDVAGDGTKPEIQLGESSWVWRRYGLSVDGEQYAHGVTVHGESSVAIALNRQCTAYDALAGVDDMTLGLGKVSFSVYADGVRLWQSGMVKGNDPAVPVHVNLTGRRTVRLVVRPHSELFDRAALADWAESRFTCRQAPAVSPALSGGSRRRADVAQDIGHAQGGAPGELGLVPLGGQGRAGFGQHPGGLAGLRLGARVAVTPPVRGGEQP; translated from the coding sequence ATGGGCGTTGACGGGTGGGACGAGTCACGCGGTGACGACGCGGGCGCGGAGGCCGCCGGGCCTACGGGGCCGCAGGTGCCGAACCAGGGCGGACCGCCGGTTTCCGCGGGGCGCCGCGACGCGAGCGTGCCCGCCCAGCGTGAAGGCAGCGTCCTGCCGCCGCCCCGGGAGACGCCGCCCGACGACGGCGAGCTGATCGAGCGGATGCGCGGCGGCGACGACTCCGCGTACGAGGAGCTGTACCGGCGGCACGCGGAAGCCGTACGGCGCTATGCGCGCACCTGCTGCCGGGACGGGCACACCGCCGACGACCTGACGGCGGAGGTCTTCGCGCGGATGCTGCAGGCGGTGCGCGGAGGCTCCGGTCCCCAGCACGCCGTTCGCGCCTACCTGCTGACCTCCGTGCGGCGCGTCGCCGCGCACTGGACGAAGTCCGCCCGGCGCGAGCAGCTCGTCGACGACTTCGCCGTCTTCGCCCAGCAGGCCACGCGCGCCTCCGAGGTGTCCGACGACACCGCGTCCATGGGCTCCTTCGGAGCTGGTCTCGACCTGGGCGCCGATGTGCGGGCGATGCACGAGGCGGAGCAGTCCCTGGCCATGCGGGCCTTCCGCTCGCTGCCCGAGCGCTGGCAGGCCGTGCTGTGGCACACCGAGGTGGAGGACGAGTCCCCGAGCGAGGTGGCCGTCCTGTTCGGGCTGGACGCCAACGGCACGCGCGTGCTGGCGAGCCGCGCCCGCGAGGGGCTCAAGCAGGCCTATCTCCAGGCCCATGTCAGCGCCTCCCTCGCCGGGGACGAGGAGTGCGCCCGCTACGCCGACCAGCTCGGCACCTACGCCCGCCGCAAACTGCGCATCCGCGCGGAACGGGGCCTGCGCAAGCACCTGGAGGAATGCGCCAGGTGCCGGCTCGCGGCCGCGCAGATCGAAGAGGTCGCCGGCGGGATCCCCGGCGTCGTCCCGGTCGCGGTCATCGGCTGGTTCGGGGCCGCCGGGTACGCCAAGGCGCTCGGGATCGTCGCGGGCAGCGCCGGCGCCGGCGCGGCGGGTGCGGCCGCGGCGGCCGGGGGGTCGTCCGGCGGGGCCGGTGGCGCGGGCGGCACCGCGGCCTCGGAGGGGCTCGGCGCCCCGGTGAAGGCGGGGATCGCGGCCGGTGTGGTCGCGGTGGCCGCCGCCGCGGTGGCGCTGGTCCTGGTGAACGACAGCCACCCGCCGGCGAAGGAGGCCGCCAAGCCGGCCCCGTCCGCGCCCGCCGTCCAGCCCCCGGGGCCGAAGCCGGCCCCGTCGACGGAGAAGCCCTCGCCCGAGCCGGTGGTGCTCGCCCCCGAGCCGTCTCCCACCCCGACGCCCCCACCCACACCGAAACCCACGCCCCCACCCACTCCGAAACCCACGCCGAAGCCAGCGCCCCGGCCCAGGCCGACGCCCACCCCGACACCGACGCCGACGCCCCCACCGGAACCCACGCCGGCGCCTTCTCCGCCGCCGGCGCTCACCGTGTACCAGGTCAGCGCCCTCGCTTACGACGTCGCGGGCGACGGCACCAAGCCCGAGATCCAGCTCGGCGAGAGCAGCTGGGTGTGGCGGCGCTACGGCTTGTCGGTCGACGGCGAGCAGTACGCGCACGGGGTCACCGTGCACGGCGAGTCCTCCGTCGCCATCGCCCTCAACCGGCAGTGCACCGCGTACGACGCACTGGCCGGCGTGGACGACATGACGCTCGGCCTCGGCAAGGTGTCCTTCTCCGTCTACGCCGACGGGGTACGGCTGTGGCAGTCCGGCATGGTCAAGGGAAACGACCCTGCCGTGCCCGTCCATGTGAACCTGACCGGGCGCAGGACCGTACGGCTCGTGGTGCGACCGCACAGCGAGCTCTTCGACCGGGCGGCCCTCGCGGACTGGGCGGAGTCCCGGTTCACCTGCCGGCAGGCCCCGGCGGTGTCACCGGCCCTGTCCGGCGGGAGCCGCCGCCGCGCCGATGTCGCGCAGGACATCGGCCACGCCCAGGGAGGCGCCCCGGGCGAGCTCGGCCTCGTACCGCTCGGGGGGCAGGGCCGCGCGGGCTTCGGCCAGCACCCGGGCGGCCTGGCCGGCCTCCGGCTCGGGGCGCGGGTTGCCGTCACGCCACCGGTCCGCGGCGGCGAACAGCCGTAG
- the trmB gene encoding tRNA (guanosine(46)-N7)-methyltransferase TrmB: MSDSLNAPEAPTPAPRTAGVPVRHTRAKGEPRFPDGPKADPAGSHFERRIRSFQPRRSRVTAGQADALQRLWPKWGLDIDGQRVIDLAGLFGNDRPVVLEIGFGMGEATAQMAAADPDTNILAVDVHTPGQGNLLALADRNGLTNVRVANGDAIILLREMLTPDSLDGLRVYFPDPWPKKRHHKRRLIQPAFLDLAATRLRPGAIVHCATDWEPYAEQMLEVLTGHPDFENTQADGGFAPRPGFRPLTRFEGQGLQKGHVVNDLLFRRVPHRDSGPGDRQDCDRSGRQDR, from the coding sequence GTGTCTGACTCCCTGAACGCGCCCGAAGCCCCCACGCCCGCCCCCCGCACCGCCGGTGTGCCCGTCCGGCACACCCGGGCCAAGGGCGAGCCGCGGTTCCCGGACGGTCCCAAGGCCGACCCCGCCGGCTCGCACTTCGAGCGGCGGATCCGCAGCTTCCAGCCGCGGCGCAGCCGGGTCACCGCCGGGCAGGCGGACGCGCTGCAGCGGCTGTGGCCGAAGTGGGGCCTGGACATCGACGGGCAGCGGGTCATCGACCTGGCCGGGCTGTTCGGCAACGACAGACCGGTCGTGCTGGAGATCGGGTTCGGGATGGGCGAGGCCACCGCGCAGATGGCCGCCGCCGACCCGGACACGAACATCCTCGCCGTCGACGTCCACACCCCGGGCCAGGGCAATCTGCTCGCGCTCGCCGACCGCAACGGCCTGACCAACGTCCGGGTGGCCAACGGGGACGCGATCATCCTGCTCAGGGAGATGCTCACCCCCGACTCGCTCGACGGGCTGCGGGTGTACTTCCCGGACCCCTGGCCCAAGAAGCGGCACCACAAGCGGCGGCTCATCCAGCCCGCGTTCCTCGACCTCGCCGCGACCCGGCTCAGGCCCGGCGCGATCGTGCACTGCGCGACCGACTGGGAGCCGTACGCCGAGCAGATGCTCGAGGTGCTCACCGGGCACCCCGACTTCGAGAACACGCAGGCGGACGGCGGTTTCGCGCCGCGCCCCGGGTTCCGGCCGCTGACCCGTTTCGAGGGCCAGGGACTCCAGAAGGGACACGTGGTGAACGATCTGCTCTTCCGCCGCGTACCGCACCGGGACAGCGGTCCCGGCGACCGGCAGGACTGCGATCGGTCCGGTCGGCAGGACCGATAA
- a CDS encoding MFS transporter: MSREQRGPNEKLGAVLALAGISNAGLARRVNDLGAQRGLTLRYDKTSVARWVSKGMVPQGAAPHLIAAAIGQKLGRPVPLHEIGLADADPAPEVGLAFPRDVGQAVKSATELYRLDLAGRRAGSGGIWQSLAGSFAVSAYATPASRWLITPADSSVAREAGSADGSGAPIKVGHSDVQKLREAAEDARRWDSKYGGGDWRSSMVPECLRVEAAPLLLGSYSDEVGRALFGASAELTRLAGWMAFDTGQQEAAQRYYIQALRLARAAADVPLGGYVLASMSLQATYRGFGDEGVDLAQAALERNRGLATARTMSFFRLVEARAHARAGDAQAAGAALKAAEGWLERSREGDNDPSWLGFYGYDRFAADAAECYRDLKAPRQVRRFTEQALSKPTEEFVRSHGLRLVVSAVAELESGNLDAACEQGVRAVEVAGRISSARTTEYVKDLLHRLEPYGDEPRVVELRERARPLLMAPA, translated from the coding sequence ATGTCCAGGGAGCAACGCGGGCCGAACGAAAAACTCGGCGCCGTTCTCGCCCTCGCGGGAATCAGCAACGCCGGACTCGCGCGGCGCGTCAACGACCTCGGCGCCCAACGCGGTCTGACTCTTCGCTACGACAAGACCTCCGTGGCGCGCTGGGTGTCGAAGGGGATGGTGCCGCAGGGAGCGGCGCCGCACCTCATCGCGGCCGCCATCGGCCAGAAGCTCGGCCGCCCGGTGCCGCTCCACGAGATCGGCCTGGCGGACGCGGATCCCGCGCCCGAAGTGGGCCTCGCCTTCCCCAGAGACGTCGGCCAGGCGGTGAAGTCGGCGACGGAGCTGTACCGCCTCGACCTCGCGGGCCGCCGCGCCGGCTCCGGCGGCATCTGGCAGTCGCTCGCCGGATCGTTCGCAGTGAGCGCATACGCAACGCCCGCCTCACGCTGGCTGATAACCCCCGCCGACAGCTCGGTCGCGCGGGAGGCCGGCTCCGCGGACGGCTCCGGCGCACCGATCAAAGTCGGCCACAGCGATGTGCAGAAGCTGCGCGAGGCCGCCGAGGACGCCCGGCGCTGGGACTCCAAGTACGGCGGCGGGGACTGGCGTTCGTCGATGGTGCCGGAGTGCCTGCGGGTGGAGGCGGCGCCGCTGCTGCTCGGCTCCTACTCCGACGAGGTGGGCCGCGCGCTCTTCGGGGCCTCCGCCGAACTGACCCGGCTCGCCGGCTGGATGGCCTTCGACACCGGGCAGCAGGAGGCGGCGCAGCGGTACTACATCCAGGCGCTGCGGCTCGCGCGGGCGGCGGCGGACGTTCCGCTGGGCGGCTATGTGCTGGCCTCCATGTCGCTGCAGGCTACCTACCGCGGCTTCGGCGACGAGGGGGTCGACCTGGCGCAGGCCGCGCTGGAGCGCAACCGCGGGCTGGCCACCGCGCGGACGATGAGTTTCTTCCGGCTGGTGGAGGCGCGGGCACACGCGCGTGCGGGCGACGCACAGGCCGCCGGAGCCGCGCTGAAGGCGGCGGAGGGATGGCTGGAGCGATCACGCGAGGGGGACAACGACCCGTCTTGGCTTGGTTTTTATGGCTATGACCGGTTCGCGGCGGACGCGGCCGAGTGCTACCGCGATCTGAAGGCGCCCCGCCAGGTGCGGCGGTTCACGGAACAGGCGCTGTCGAAGCCGACCGAGGAGTTCGTGCGGTCGCACGGGCTGCGGCTGGTGGTCTCGGCGGTGGCCGAGCTGGAGTCCGGGAATCTGGACGCCGCCTGTGAGCAGGGGGTGCGGGCCGTGGAGGTGGCCGGGCGGATCTCCTCGGCCCGGACGACGGAGTACGTGAAGGACCTGCTGCACCGCCTGGAGCCGTACGGGGACGAACCGAGGGTGGTGGAGCTGCGGGAGCGGGCCCGGCCGCTGCTCATGGCCCCGGCATGA
- a CDS encoding PrsW family intramembrane metalloprotease: MATSPPFPTYPPGPHGPVLRHPHWWQRQWVRYGALITLLAMSGLVILALVRRQTGTEGFLVGLGLAVLPVPWLMAAFRWLDRVEPGPWRNLVFAFAWGACAAALIAIVANSFATKWIATATADPASADTLGATVIAPIVEESAKAAAVLLVFLFRRRDFTGIVDGVVIAGITATGFAFTENILYLGTAFGADQVSGGSGIASVTAATFFVRIVMSPFAHPLFTTLTGLGFGISALSAERQRARRVLLPLGGLLLAMSMHAFWNGSSTFGEFGFFAVYGGFMVPVFGLLTWLAIFTRQRELRTVREELPAYVLAGWLGPAEPFALGSMRARRTARDYARHHGGRPAARAVARYEAYATSLAFLRHRGRRGKAGADFVVRERELLDELWKRRDLARPALEYAARVIPQPRPVYTPPAPTPYWPAYGYPAAPYSAYNPYRS, from the coding sequence GTGGCCACCAGTCCTCCCTTCCCGACGTATCCCCCGGGCCCGCACGGCCCCGTGCTGCGCCATCCGCACTGGTGGCAGCGCCAGTGGGTGCGGTACGGAGCGCTGATCACCCTGCTGGCCATGTCCGGTCTGGTCATCCTGGCGCTGGTGCGCCGGCAGACCGGCACCGAGGGGTTTCTCGTCGGGCTCGGCCTCGCCGTGCTGCCCGTGCCCTGGCTCATGGCCGCCTTCCGGTGGCTGGACCGGGTGGAGCCGGGCCCCTGGCGGAACCTGGTGTTCGCCTTCGCCTGGGGAGCGTGCGCGGCGGCGCTGATAGCCATCGTCGCCAACAGCTTCGCGACCAAGTGGATAGCCACCGCCACCGCCGATCCGGCCAGTGCCGACACCCTGGGCGCCACCGTGATAGCGCCCATCGTGGAGGAGTCCGCCAAGGCCGCCGCCGTCCTGCTGGTCTTCCTCTTCCGCAGACGCGACTTCACCGGGATCGTCGACGGGGTGGTGATAGCGGGCATCACCGCCACCGGGTTCGCGTTCACCGAGAACATCCTCTACCTGGGCACGGCCTTCGGGGCCGACCAGGTCAGCGGCGGCAGCGGCATCGCCTCCGTCACCGCCGCCACCTTCTTCGTGCGCATCGTGATGTCGCCGTTCGCGCACCCGCTGTTCACCACCCTCACCGGCCTGGGCTTCGGCATCTCGGCGCTCTCCGCCGAGCGGCAGCGGGCCCGGCGGGTGCTGCTGCCGCTCGGCGGTCTGCTGCTGGCGATGAGCATGCACGCCTTCTGGAACGGCTCCTCCACCTTCGGCGAGTTCGGGTTCTTCGCCGTCTACGGCGGATTCATGGTGCCCGTGTTCGGGCTGCTGACCTGGCTCGCGATCTTCACGCGGCAGCGGGAGCTGCGCACCGTGCGGGAGGAGCTGCCGGCGTATGTGCTGGCCGGATGGCTGGGGCCGGCCGAGCCGTTCGCGCTCGGGTCGATGCGGGCGCGGCGCACGGCCCGGGACTACGCCCGGCACCACGGCGGCCGGCCGGCGGCGCGGGCCGTGGCCCGGTACGAGGCGTACGCCACCTCGCTCGCGTTCCTGCGGCACCGGGGGCGCCGCGGCAAGGCGGGGGCCGACTTCGTCGTACGGGAGCGGGAGCTGCTGGACGAGCTGTGGAAGCGGCGGGATCTGGCCCGGCCGGCGCTGGAGTACGCGGCACGCGTGATCCCGCAGCCCCGGCCGGTGTACACGCCGCCGGCGCCCACGCCCTACTGGCCGGCGTACGGGTATCCGGCGGCGCCCTACTCCGCTTACAACCCGTATCGGTCGTAG
- a CDS encoding asparagine synthase-related protein, which produces MRWLVGWSSTAASFAGIGSAGATGYDGETLHPVGSQLLWGDPDPLWAVGDWRPDEVRVVKADADNRIAVLGICGASDDELRRGLFTARGGALRHLTAWPGSYTAVVKVGRRITVCGDLAGARPVFHTPWAGGTAYATAALPLADLIEANLDFGHLAALLAAPDVPAALRDTTPYEGVRRVPPGHALVLRAGSREIAGYEPVASLAVAAPPADPDSAVDAVRDALVEAVRARLSAPRHVPDLDPGPVPGMGPAERRARRGMPVPGIGADLSGGPASGTLALLAAGLPGRPGTLLGHGTGAGERLLAVTFNDLAVGGREAELERAGALAAGPRLHHVVVTGAEETLPYAELDGPLTDEPGPSLVTAARHRARLAAGSADHFTGHGARQVLDAHPARLADLLMDRKRRHLVRPVAALAKADGSVMVPARVYGAARRLARTPYRAGLEVLAERLMRRRFDEPGGAVGASLAALTWARPGPAARWLTGEALAEVSVLLQGEADRSATGVQRPGEYRARAALARHAADLRVLEQAAEIRSQRLHAPFLDNQVVRACRALPEALRVQPGARASILRTVLEGAGVTGLPPGWGAPSHASSAAAARAGLRVAAEPLQDLFASPLLADAGLVEARVVRKALRSAADGESLPLDGLADLISLELWLHRLLARRGTCWTGTPTRARAVPSGIQPRRGALASGA; this is translated from the coding sequence ATGCGGTGGTTGGTGGGTTGGAGCAGCACCGCCGCGAGCTTCGCCGGCATCGGCTCAGCGGGCGCCACCGGGTATGACGGCGAGACCCTGCACCCGGTCGGCTCCCAGCTGCTGTGGGGCGACCCCGATCCGCTGTGGGCCGTCGGCGACTGGCGCCCGGACGAGGTGCGCGTGGTGAAGGCCGACGCGGACAACCGCATCGCCGTCCTCGGCATCTGCGGCGCCTCCGACGACGAGCTGCGGCGCGGCCTGTTCACCGCGCGCGGCGGCGCCCTGCGCCATCTGACCGCCTGGCCGGGCAGCTACACGGCCGTCGTCAAGGTCGGCCGCCGCATCACCGTCTGCGGCGATCTCGCGGGCGCCCGCCCGGTGTTCCACACCCCCTGGGCCGGCGGCACCGCCTACGCCACCGCCGCGCTGCCGCTGGCCGACCTCATCGAGGCCAACCTCGACTTCGGCCACCTGGCCGCCCTGCTCGCCGCCCCGGACGTGCCGGCCGCGCTGCGCGACACCACCCCGTACGAGGGGGTACGGCGCGTCCCGCCGGGGCACGCGCTCGTGCTGCGCGCGGGCTCGCGCGAGATCGCCGGGTACGAGCCGGTCGCCTCCCTCGCCGTGGCCGCGCCCCCCGCCGACCCCGACAGCGCCGTGGACGCCGTCCGGGACGCCCTCGTGGAGGCGGTGCGCGCGCGTCTGTCGGCGCCCCGGCACGTGCCCGACCTCGACCCCGGGCCGGTGCCCGGCATGGGACCGGCCGAGCGGCGCGCCCGGCGCGGCATGCCCGTGCCCGGCATCGGCGCCGACCTCTCCGGCGGGCCCGCCTCCGGCACCCTCGCGCTGCTCGCCGCCGGGCTGCCCGGCAGACCCGGCACGCTCCTCGGCCACGGCACCGGCGCCGGCGAGCGGCTCCTCGCCGTCACCTTCAACGACCTGGCCGTCGGCGGCCGGGAGGCGGAACTGGAGCGCGCCGGCGCCCTCGCCGCGGGCCCGCGCCTGCACCACGTCGTCGTCACCGGCGCCGAGGAGACCCTGCCGTACGCCGAGCTCGACGGCCCCCTCACCGACGAACCCGGGCCCTCGCTGGTCACCGCCGCACGGCACCGTGCCCGGCTCGCCGCAGGCAGCGCCGACCACTTCACCGGCCACGGCGCCCGGCAGGTCCTGGACGCCCACCCCGCGCGCCTCGCCGACCTCCTGATGGACCGCAAACGGCGCCATCTGGTCCGCCCGGTCGCCGCGCTCGCCAAGGCCGACGGCTCGGTGATGGTCCCCGCGCGCGTGTACGGCGCCGCCCGCCGGCTCGCCCGCACCCCCTACCGCGCCGGCCTGGAGGTGCTGGCCGAGCGGCTGATGCGGCGCCGCTTCGACGAGCCCGGCGGAGCGGTCGGCGCCTCCCTCGCCGCGCTGACCTGGGCCAGACCCGGGCCGGCCGCCCGCTGGCTGACGGGCGAGGCACTGGCCGAAGTATCGGTTCTGCTGCAGGGGGAGGCGGACCGCTCGGCGACCGGCGTGCAGCGTCCCGGCGAGTACCGCGCGCGTGCCGCCCTCGCCCGCCACGCCGCCGACCTGCGCGTCCTGGAACAGGCCGCCGAGATCCGCTCCCAGCGCCTGCACGCACCCTTCCTCGACAACCAGGTCGTCCGCGCCTGCCGCGCCCTCCCGGAGGCCCTGCGCGTCCAGCCCGGCGCCCGCGCCTCGATCCTCCGTACGGTCCTGGAGGGCGCCGGCGTCACCGGCCTCCCGCCCGGCTGGGGAGCCCCCTCGCACGCCTCCTCGGCGGCGGCCGCCCGCGCGGGACTGCGCGTGGCCGCCGAACCGCTCCAGGACCTCTTCGCCAGTCCCCTGCTGGCCGACGCCGGCCTCGTGGAGGCCCGCGTCGTCCGCAAGGCGCTGCGCTCGGCGGCCGACGGCGAGTCCCTCCCCCTCGACGGCCTCGCCGACCTCATCTCCCTGGAACTCTGGCTCCACCGCCTCCTGGCCCGGCGGGGCACCTGCTGGACGGGGACACCGACACGCGCGCGTGCGGTGCCGTCGGGGATTCAGCCGCGCCGGGGTGCTCTGGCTTCCGGCGCGTGA
- a CDS encoding aldo/keto reductase, with product MTSLRTLGSSGLEVFPLCLGGNVFGWTADEETSFAVLDAYAEAGGNFIDTADSYTAWIEGHKGGESETVLGKWIKSRGNRDRVVVATKVSQHPEYQGLSAANIKAAADASLRRLDTDYIDLYYTHFDKPEIPVEEIIGALDELVRAGKVRHIAASNISPERLKASLDFSDREGLARYVALQPHYNLVSRDTYEGPLQDLVAEQGLAAVPYFSLAAGFLTGKYRPGTKVDSARAGRAQGYADSERGQKVLAALDEIAAAHEAPVATVALAWLAAQPTVTAPIASARTVEQLPALLAVVDLKLTEKEVQTLTEASA from the coding sequence ATGACTTCTCTGCGCACACTCGGTTCCTCCGGCCTCGAGGTCTTCCCGCTCTGCCTGGGCGGCAACGTCTTCGGCTGGACCGCGGACGAGGAGACCTCCTTCGCCGTCCTCGACGCCTACGCGGAGGCCGGCGGCAACTTCATCGACACCGCCGACTCCTACACGGCCTGGATCGAGGGCCACAAGGGCGGCGAGTCCGAGACGGTCCTCGGAAAGTGGATCAAGTCCCGCGGCAACCGCGACCGTGTCGTCGTCGCCACCAAGGTCAGCCAGCACCCCGAGTACCAGGGACTGTCCGCCGCCAACATCAAGGCCGCCGCCGACGCCTCCCTGCGCCGCCTGGACACCGACTACATCGACCTCTACTACACCCACTTCGACAAGCCCGAGATCCCCGTCGAGGAGATCATCGGCGCGCTCGACGAGCTGGTCCGGGCGGGCAAGGTCCGGCACATCGCCGCCTCCAACATCAGCCCCGAGCGCCTGAAGGCCTCGCTGGACTTCTCCGACCGCGAGGGCCTGGCCCGCTACGTCGCCCTCCAGCCCCACTACAACCTGGTCTCCCGCGACACCTACGAGGGCCCGCTGCAGGACCTGGTCGCCGAGCAGGGCCTGGCCGCGGTGCCGTACTTCTCCCTTGCCGCGGGCTTCCTCACCGGCAAGTACCGGCCCGGCACCAAGGTCGACAGCGCCCGCGCGGGCCGGGCCCAGGGGTACGCCGACTCCGAGCGCGGTCAGAAGGTCCTGGCGGCCCTGGACGAGATCGCCGCCGCCCACGAGGCCCCCGTCGCCACGGTCGCCCTCGCCTGGCTCGCCGCCCAGCCCACCGTCACCGCCCCGATCGCCTCGGCCCGCACGGTGGAGCAGCTCCCGGCCCTGCTCGCCGTGGTCGACCTGAAGCTGACGGAGAAGGAGGTCCAGACGCTGACGGAGGCGTCGGCCTAG